A region from the Lutra lutra chromosome 1, mLutLut1.2, whole genome shotgun sequence genome encodes:
- the ATRIP gene encoding ATR-interacting protein isoform X3, with amino-acid sequence MAGTPAPSSRRRSGLPVPGPGPPPSTGHLPTKRARGFPAAAVPDPEDPFGAHGDFTADDLEELDTLASQALSQCPAAARDVSNVHKVPRLDGMSNTPAGKNREFVPVQDNFELEVLQAQYKELKEKMKAMEEEVLIKNGEIKILRDSLHQTESMLEEQRRSHFLLEQEKTQALGDKEREFSKKLQSLQSELQFKDAEMNELRTKLQSSERANKLAAPSIPHISPRKSPSVAVKPEACSPQFGKPSFPTKESFSANMSLPHPFQTEPGYKSLVGREVVENKSHCLGGDSIKQEESQKSLIDSWMQRSNTQGSILINLLLKQPLIPGSSLGLCHLLSSCSEAPTSTLLQPPGFGSTLTGISSLRTTGSRDGSFQPLLALREAQNLALTGLNLIARDEGSCDGDPAEGGRRAFPLCQLPGAVHLLPLVQFFIGLHCQALQDLAGAKRSGAPGDSPTRSSCVSSGGEASLEDSLCNLEGFSVASLSVLQHLVCHSGAVVHQLLSDAGVDSAAMEGNQSLVHRQDHGDMSSAPKGLASDQSQHPLLKMLLYLLTFSSSATGHLQPSVLSQCLTILVKLAENASFDFLPRFQCVFRVLPQCLSPESPLPSVLLTVELLSLLADHEKLAPQLCSRSEGCLLLLLYMYITSRPDKVASDTQWLQLEQEAVWLLAKLGVQGPSSPVTGSNCQCNVEAVRALTVVLHRQWLTVRRAGGPPRTDQQKRTVRCLRDTVLLLHGLSQKDKLFTVHCVEVLHQYDQVMPGVSMLIRGLPDVADCEVAEGARPGRGRD; translated from the exons ATGGCTGGAACTCCCGCGCCGAGCAGCAGGAGGCGGAGCGGGCTCCCGGTGCCTGGCCCTGGCCCTCCGCCCAGCACCGGGCACCTTCCGACCAAGCGAGCCCGGGGCTTCCCTGCGGCCGCCGTCCCGGACCCCGAAGACCCGTTCGGCGCGCACGGGGATTTCACTGCGGACGACCTGGAGGAACTCGACACCCTCGCGTCGCAGGCCCTGAGCCAGTGCCCGGCCGCTGCTCGGGACGTGTCCA ATGTTCATAAGGTCCCCAGATTAGATGGAATGTCAAACACTCCTGCAGGGAAGAACAGAGAATTTGTTCCAGTTCAAGATAATTTTGAATTAGAGGTACTTCAGGCACAATACAAAGAACTTAAAGAAAAG ATGAAAGCAATGGAAGAAGAAGTCCtcattaaaaatggagaaataaaaattttgcgGGACTCACTGCATCAGACAGAATCCATGCTAGAGGAACAGAGAAGATCACATTTCCTTCTTGAGCAAGAGAAAACTCAAGCACTTGGTGACAAAGAAAGGGAATTTTCCAAaaag CTCCAATCACTGCAGTCTGAACTCCAGTTTAAAGATGCGGAGATGAATGAATTAAGGACAAAGCTTCAAAGCAGCGAACGAGCAAATAAATTGGCTGCTCCCTCTATTCCCCATATCAG TCCTAGGAAAAGCCCTTCTGTGGCTGTAAAGCCAGAAGCATGTTCTCCACAGTTTGGAAAACCATCTTTCCCTACAAAGGAGTCTTTTAGTGCTAACatgtcccttccccaccccttccagaCAGAGCCAGGATACAAGTCCCTGGTGGGCAGAGAGG TTGTGGAGAATAAGAGCCACTGTCTGGGAGGTGACTCCATAAAGCAAGAAGAATCCCAGAAAAGTCTTATTGACAGCTGGATGCAGAGATCAAACACTCAAG GTTCCATTTTGATAAACCTTCTCCTGAAGCAGcctttgatcccagggtcatccCTAGGTCTGTGCCACCTCCTGAGCAGTTGTTCTGAGGCTCCTACGAGTACCCTGCTGCAGCCCCCAGGGTTTGGCAG CACCTTGACTGGGATTTCAAGCCTGAGAACCACAGGTTCTCGCGATGGGTCATTTCAACCCCTCTTGGCTCTGAGGGAAGCACAGAACCTGGCACTCACTGGACTGAATCTCATTGCCCGGGATGAAGGCTCCTGTGATGGAGACCCAGCAGAGGGCGGCAGAAGGGCCTTCCCACTCTGCCAGCTTCCTGGAGCTGTGCATCTCCTCCCCCTGGTACAGTTCTTTATCGGCTTACACTGCCAGGCTCTGCAAGATTTGGCAGGAGCCAAGAGAAGTGGAGCGCCTGGGGACTCACCGACACGTTCCTCCTGTGTGAGCTCTGGGGGAGAGGCCAGCCTCGAGGACTCCCTTTGTAACCTGGAAGGCTTCTCTGTGGCATCCCTCAGTGTTCTTCAGCACCTGGTGTGCCACAGCGGAGCGGTCGTCCACCAATTACTGTCCGATGCAGGGGTGGATTCTGCTGCTATGGAAGGAAACCAGAGCCTGGTTCATAGACAAGATCATGGGGATATGTCCTCAGCCCCAAAGGGGCTTGCCAGTGACCAAAGCCAGCATCCACTACTGAAGATGCTTCTTTACCTGttgactttctcttcttcagCAACAGGTCACCTTCAACCCAGTGTCCTGAGCCAGTGTCTTACAATTTTGGTGAAATTAGCTGAAAATGCTTCCTTTGATTTCCTGCCCAG GTTCCAGTGTGTGTTCCGTGTGCTGCCACAGTGCCTCAGCCCCGAGAGCCCCCTGCCCAGTGTGCTGCTGACTGTAgagctcctctccctcctggcGGACCATGAGAAACTGGCGCCCCAGCTCTGTTCCCGCTCAG AAGGCTGTCTCCTCCTGCTGCTGTACATGTACATCACATCAAGGCCTGACAAAGTGGCCTCGGACACACAGTGGCTTCAGCTAGAACAAGAG GCTGTGTGGCTCCTGGCTAAGCTTGGTGTGCAgggcccctcctccccagtcACTGGCTCTAACTGCCAGTGCAACGTGGAG GCAGTCCGAGCACTCACGGTGGTGCTGCATAGACAGTGGCTGACAGTGCGGAGGGCCGGGGGACCACCGAGGACGGACCAGCAGAAGCGGACGGTGCGGTGCCTGCGGGACACGGTGCTGCTGCTGCACGGCCTGTCCCAGAAGGACAAGCTCTTCACTGTGCACTGTGTGGAGGTCCTGCATCAGTATGACCAGGTGATGCCAGGGGTCAGCATGCTGATTCGAGGGCTTCCTGACGTGGCAGACTGTGAAG TAGCTGAGGGAGCAAGGCCTGGGCGTGGAAGGGACTG a
- the ATRIP gene encoding ATR-interacting protein isoform X1 has protein sequence MAGTPAPSSRRRSGLPVPGPGPPPSTGHLPTKRARGFPAAAVPDPEDPFGAHGDFTADDLEELDTLASQALSQCPAAARDVSNVHKVPRLDGMSNTPAGKNREFVPVQDNFELEVLQAQYKELKEKMKAMEEEVLIKNGEIKILRDSLHQTESMLEEQRRSHFLLEQEKTQALGDKEREFSKKLQSLQSELQFKDAEMNELRTKLQSSERANKLAAPSIPHISPRKSPSVAVKPEACSPQFGKPSFPTKESFSANMSLPHPFQTEPGYKSLVGREVVENKSHCLGGDSIKQEESQKSLIDSWMQRSNTQGSILINLLLKQPLIPGSSLGLCHLLSSCSEAPTSTLLQPPGFGSTLTGISSLRTTGSRDGSFQPLLALREAQNLALTGLNLIARDEGSCDGDPAEGGRRAFPLCQLPGAVHLLPLVQFFIGLHCQALQDLAGAKRSGAPGDSPTRSSCVSSGGEASLEDSLCNLEGFSVASLSVLQHLVCHSGAVVHQLLSDAGVDSAAMEGNQSLVHRQDHGDMSSAPKGLASDQSQHPLLKMLLYLLTFSSSATGHLQPSVLSQCLTILVKLAENASFDFLPRFQCVFRVLPQCLSPESPLPSVLLTVELLSLLADHEKLAPQLCSRSEGCLLLLLYMYITSRPDKVASDTQWLQLEQEAVWLLAKLGVQGPSSPVTGSNCQCNVEAVRALTVVLHRQWLTVRRAGGPPRTDQQKRTVRCLRDTVLLLHGLSQKDKLFTVHCVEVLHQYDQVMPGVSMLIRGLPDVADCEEAALDDLCAAETDVEDPEMDCS, from the exons ATGGCTGGAACTCCCGCGCCGAGCAGCAGGAGGCGGAGCGGGCTCCCGGTGCCTGGCCCTGGCCCTCCGCCCAGCACCGGGCACCTTCCGACCAAGCGAGCCCGGGGCTTCCCTGCGGCCGCCGTCCCGGACCCCGAAGACCCGTTCGGCGCGCACGGGGATTTCACTGCGGACGACCTGGAGGAACTCGACACCCTCGCGTCGCAGGCCCTGAGCCAGTGCCCGGCCGCTGCTCGGGACGTGTCCA ATGTTCATAAGGTCCCCAGATTAGATGGAATGTCAAACACTCCTGCAGGGAAGAACAGAGAATTTGTTCCAGTTCAAGATAATTTTGAATTAGAGGTACTTCAGGCACAATACAAAGAACTTAAAGAAAAG ATGAAAGCAATGGAAGAAGAAGTCCtcattaaaaatggagaaataaaaattttgcgGGACTCACTGCATCAGACAGAATCCATGCTAGAGGAACAGAGAAGATCACATTTCCTTCTTGAGCAAGAGAAAACTCAAGCACTTGGTGACAAAGAAAGGGAATTTTCCAAaaag CTCCAATCACTGCAGTCTGAACTCCAGTTTAAAGATGCGGAGATGAATGAATTAAGGACAAAGCTTCAAAGCAGCGAACGAGCAAATAAATTGGCTGCTCCCTCTATTCCCCATATCAG TCCTAGGAAAAGCCCTTCTGTGGCTGTAAAGCCAGAAGCATGTTCTCCACAGTTTGGAAAACCATCTTTCCCTACAAAGGAGTCTTTTAGTGCTAACatgtcccttccccaccccttccagaCAGAGCCAGGATACAAGTCCCTGGTGGGCAGAGAGG TTGTGGAGAATAAGAGCCACTGTCTGGGAGGTGACTCCATAAAGCAAGAAGAATCCCAGAAAAGTCTTATTGACAGCTGGATGCAGAGATCAAACACTCAAG GTTCCATTTTGATAAACCTTCTCCTGAAGCAGcctttgatcccagggtcatccCTAGGTCTGTGCCACCTCCTGAGCAGTTGTTCTGAGGCTCCTACGAGTACCCTGCTGCAGCCCCCAGGGTTTGGCAG CACCTTGACTGGGATTTCAAGCCTGAGAACCACAGGTTCTCGCGATGGGTCATTTCAACCCCTCTTGGCTCTGAGGGAAGCACAGAACCTGGCACTCACTGGACTGAATCTCATTGCCCGGGATGAAGGCTCCTGTGATGGAGACCCAGCAGAGGGCGGCAGAAGGGCCTTCCCACTCTGCCAGCTTCCTGGAGCTGTGCATCTCCTCCCCCTGGTACAGTTCTTTATCGGCTTACACTGCCAGGCTCTGCAAGATTTGGCAGGAGCCAAGAGAAGTGGAGCGCCTGGGGACTCACCGACACGTTCCTCCTGTGTGAGCTCTGGGGGAGAGGCCAGCCTCGAGGACTCCCTTTGTAACCTGGAAGGCTTCTCTGTGGCATCCCTCAGTGTTCTTCAGCACCTGGTGTGCCACAGCGGAGCGGTCGTCCACCAATTACTGTCCGATGCAGGGGTGGATTCTGCTGCTATGGAAGGAAACCAGAGCCTGGTTCATAGACAAGATCATGGGGATATGTCCTCAGCCCCAAAGGGGCTTGCCAGTGACCAAAGCCAGCATCCACTACTGAAGATGCTTCTTTACCTGttgactttctcttcttcagCAACAGGTCACCTTCAACCCAGTGTCCTGAGCCAGTGTCTTACAATTTTGGTGAAATTAGCTGAAAATGCTTCCTTTGATTTCCTGCCCAG GTTCCAGTGTGTGTTCCGTGTGCTGCCACAGTGCCTCAGCCCCGAGAGCCCCCTGCCCAGTGTGCTGCTGACTGTAgagctcctctccctcctggcGGACCATGAGAAACTGGCGCCCCAGCTCTGTTCCCGCTCAG AAGGCTGTCTCCTCCTGCTGCTGTACATGTACATCACATCAAGGCCTGACAAAGTGGCCTCGGACACACAGTGGCTTCAGCTAGAACAAGAG GCTGTGTGGCTCCTGGCTAAGCTTGGTGTGCAgggcccctcctccccagtcACTGGCTCTAACTGCCAGTGCAACGTGGAG GCAGTCCGAGCACTCACGGTGGTGCTGCATAGACAGTGGCTGACAGTGCGGAGGGCCGGGGGACCACCGAGGACGGACCAGCAGAAGCGGACGGTGCGGTGCCTGCGGGACACGGTGCTGCTGCTGCACGGCCTGTCCCAGAAGGACAAGCTCTTCACTGTGCACTGTGTGGAGGTCCTGCATCAGTATGACCAGGTGATGCCAGGGGTCAGCATGCTGATTCGAGGGCTTCCTGACGTGGCAGACTGTGAAG aggcAGCCCTGGATGACCTCTGTGCCGCTGAAACCGATGTGGAGGACCCGGAGATGGACTGCAGCTGA
- the ATRIP gene encoding ATR-interacting protein isoform X2, whose product MAGTPAPSSRRRSGLPVPGPGPPPSTGHLPTKRARGFPAAAVPDPEDPFGAHGDFTADDLEELDTLASQALSQCPAAARDVSNVHKVPRLDGMSNTPAGKNREFVPVQDNFELEVLQAQYKELKEKMKAMEEEVLIKNGEIKILRDSLHQTESMLEEQRRSHFLLEQEKTQALGDKEREFSKKLQSLQSELQFKDAEMNELRTKLQSSERANKLAAPSIPHISPRKSPSVAVKPEACSPQFGKPSFPTKESFSANMSLPHPFQTEPGYKSLVGREVVENKSHCLGGDSIKQEESQKSLIDSWMQRSNTQGSILINLLLKQPLIPGSSLGLCHLLSSCSEAPTSTLLQPPGFGSTLTGISSLRTTGSRDGSFQPLLALREAQNLALTGLNLIARDEGSCDGDPAEGGRRAFPLCQLPGAVHLLPLVQFFIGLHCQALQDLAGAKRSGAPGDSPTRSSCVSSGGEASLEDSLCNLEGFSVASLSVLQHLVCHSGAVVHQLLSDAGVDSAAMEGNQSLVHRQDHGDMSSAPKGLASDQSQHPLLKMLLYLLTFSSSATGHLQPSVLSQCLTILVKLAENASFDFLPRFQCVFRVLPQCLSPESPLPSVLLTVELLSLLADHEKLAPQLCSRSGCLLLLLYMYITSRPDKVASDTQWLQLEQEAVWLLAKLGVQGPSSPVTGSNCQCNVEAVRALTVVLHRQWLTVRRAGGPPRTDQQKRTVRCLRDTVLLLHGLSQKDKLFTVHCVEVLHQYDQVMPGVSMLIRGLPDVADCEEAALDDLCAAETDVEDPEMDCS is encoded by the exons ATGGCTGGAACTCCCGCGCCGAGCAGCAGGAGGCGGAGCGGGCTCCCGGTGCCTGGCCCTGGCCCTCCGCCCAGCACCGGGCACCTTCCGACCAAGCGAGCCCGGGGCTTCCCTGCGGCCGCCGTCCCGGACCCCGAAGACCCGTTCGGCGCGCACGGGGATTTCACTGCGGACGACCTGGAGGAACTCGACACCCTCGCGTCGCAGGCCCTGAGCCAGTGCCCGGCCGCTGCTCGGGACGTGTCCA ATGTTCATAAGGTCCCCAGATTAGATGGAATGTCAAACACTCCTGCAGGGAAGAACAGAGAATTTGTTCCAGTTCAAGATAATTTTGAATTAGAGGTACTTCAGGCACAATACAAAGAACTTAAAGAAAAG ATGAAAGCAATGGAAGAAGAAGTCCtcattaaaaatggagaaataaaaattttgcgGGACTCACTGCATCAGACAGAATCCATGCTAGAGGAACAGAGAAGATCACATTTCCTTCTTGAGCAAGAGAAAACTCAAGCACTTGGTGACAAAGAAAGGGAATTTTCCAAaaag CTCCAATCACTGCAGTCTGAACTCCAGTTTAAAGATGCGGAGATGAATGAATTAAGGACAAAGCTTCAAAGCAGCGAACGAGCAAATAAATTGGCTGCTCCCTCTATTCCCCATATCAG TCCTAGGAAAAGCCCTTCTGTGGCTGTAAAGCCAGAAGCATGTTCTCCACAGTTTGGAAAACCATCTTTCCCTACAAAGGAGTCTTTTAGTGCTAACatgtcccttccccaccccttccagaCAGAGCCAGGATACAAGTCCCTGGTGGGCAGAGAGG TTGTGGAGAATAAGAGCCACTGTCTGGGAGGTGACTCCATAAAGCAAGAAGAATCCCAGAAAAGTCTTATTGACAGCTGGATGCAGAGATCAAACACTCAAG GTTCCATTTTGATAAACCTTCTCCTGAAGCAGcctttgatcccagggtcatccCTAGGTCTGTGCCACCTCCTGAGCAGTTGTTCTGAGGCTCCTACGAGTACCCTGCTGCAGCCCCCAGGGTTTGGCAG CACCTTGACTGGGATTTCAAGCCTGAGAACCACAGGTTCTCGCGATGGGTCATTTCAACCCCTCTTGGCTCTGAGGGAAGCACAGAACCTGGCACTCACTGGACTGAATCTCATTGCCCGGGATGAAGGCTCCTGTGATGGAGACCCAGCAGAGGGCGGCAGAAGGGCCTTCCCACTCTGCCAGCTTCCTGGAGCTGTGCATCTCCTCCCCCTGGTACAGTTCTTTATCGGCTTACACTGCCAGGCTCTGCAAGATTTGGCAGGAGCCAAGAGAAGTGGAGCGCCTGGGGACTCACCGACACGTTCCTCCTGTGTGAGCTCTGGGGGAGAGGCCAGCCTCGAGGACTCCCTTTGTAACCTGGAAGGCTTCTCTGTGGCATCCCTCAGTGTTCTTCAGCACCTGGTGTGCCACAGCGGAGCGGTCGTCCACCAATTACTGTCCGATGCAGGGGTGGATTCTGCTGCTATGGAAGGAAACCAGAGCCTGGTTCATAGACAAGATCATGGGGATATGTCCTCAGCCCCAAAGGGGCTTGCCAGTGACCAAAGCCAGCATCCACTACTGAAGATGCTTCTTTACCTGttgactttctcttcttcagCAACAGGTCACCTTCAACCCAGTGTCCTGAGCCAGTGTCTTACAATTTTGGTGAAATTAGCTGAAAATGCTTCCTTTGATTTCCTGCCCAG GTTCCAGTGTGTGTTCCGTGTGCTGCCACAGTGCCTCAGCCCCGAGAGCCCCCTGCCCAGTGTGCTGCTGACTGTAgagctcctctccctcctggcGGACCATGAGAAACTGGCGCCCCAGCTCTGTTCCCGCTCAG GCTGTCTCCTCCTGCTGCTGTACATGTACATCACATCAAGGCCTGACAAAGTGGCCTCGGACACACAGTGGCTTCAGCTAGAACAAGAG GCTGTGTGGCTCCTGGCTAAGCTTGGTGTGCAgggcccctcctccccagtcACTGGCTCTAACTGCCAGTGCAACGTGGAG GCAGTCCGAGCACTCACGGTGGTGCTGCATAGACAGTGGCTGACAGTGCGGAGGGCCGGGGGACCACCGAGGACGGACCAGCAGAAGCGGACGGTGCGGTGCCTGCGGGACACGGTGCTGCTGCTGCACGGCCTGTCCCAGAAGGACAAGCTCTTCACTGTGCACTGTGTGGAGGTCCTGCATCAGTATGACCAGGTGATGCCAGGGGTCAGCATGCTGATTCGAGGGCTTCCTGACGTGGCAGACTGTGAAG aggcAGCCCTGGATGACCTCTGTGCCGCTGAAACCGATGTGGAGGACCCGGAGATGGACTGCAGCTGA
- the ATRIP gene encoding ATR-interacting protein isoform X5, whose translation MAGTPAPSSRRRSGLPVPGPGPPPSTGHLPTKRARGFPAAAVPDPEDPFGAHGDFTADDLEELDTLASQALSQCPAAARDVSNVHKVPRLDGMSNTPAGKNREFVPVQDNFELEVLQAQYKELKEKMKAMEEEVLIKNGEIKILRDSLHQTESMLEEQRRSHFLLEQEKTQALGDKEREFSKKLQSLQSELQFKDAEMNELRTKLQSSERANKLAAPSIPHISPRKSPSVAVKPEACSPQFGKPSFPTKESFSANMSLPHPFQTEPGYKSLVGREVVENKSHCLGGDSIKQEESQKSLIDSWMQRSNTQGSILINLLLKQPLIPGSSLGLCHLLSSCSEAPTSTLLQPPGFGSTLTGISSLRTTGSRDGSFQPLLALREAQNLALTGLNLIARDEGSCDGDPAEGGRRAFPLCQLPGAVHLLPLVQFFIGLHCQALQDLAGAKRSGAPGDSPTRSSCVSSGGEASLEDSLCNLEGFSVASLSVLQHLVCHSGAVVHQLLSDAGVDSAAMEGNQSLVHRQDHGDMSSAPKGLASDQSQHPLLKMLLYLLTFSSSATGHLQPSVLSQCLTILVKLAENASFDFLPRFQCVFRVLPQCLSPESPLPSVLLTVELLSLLADHEKLAPQLCSRSEGCLLLLLYMYITSRPDKVASDTQWLQLEQEAVWLLAKLGVQGPSSPVTGSNCQCNVEAVRALTVVLHRQWLTVRRAGGPPRTDQQKRTVRCLRDTVLLLHGLSQKDKLFTVHCVEVLHQYDQVMPGVSMLIRGLPDVADCEAEGARPGRGRD comes from the exons ATGGCTGGAACTCCCGCGCCGAGCAGCAGGAGGCGGAGCGGGCTCCCGGTGCCTGGCCCTGGCCCTCCGCCCAGCACCGGGCACCTTCCGACCAAGCGAGCCCGGGGCTTCCCTGCGGCCGCCGTCCCGGACCCCGAAGACCCGTTCGGCGCGCACGGGGATTTCACTGCGGACGACCTGGAGGAACTCGACACCCTCGCGTCGCAGGCCCTGAGCCAGTGCCCGGCCGCTGCTCGGGACGTGTCCA ATGTTCATAAGGTCCCCAGATTAGATGGAATGTCAAACACTCCTGCAGGGAAGAACAGAGAATTTGTTCCAGTTCAAGATAATTTTGAATTAGAGGTACTTCAGGCACAATACAAAGAACTTAAAGAAAAG ATGAAAGCAATGGAAGAAGAAGTCCtcattaaaaatggagaaataaaaattttgcgGGACTCACTGCATCAGACAGAATCCATGCTAGAGGAACAGAGAAGATCACATTTCCTTCTTGAGCAAGAGAAAACTCAAGCACTTGGTGACAAAGAAAGGGAATTTTCCAAaaag CTCCAATCACTGCAGTCTGAACTCCAGTTTAAAGATGCGGAGATGAATGAATTAAGGACAAAGCTTCAAAGCAGCGAACGAGCAAATAAATTGGCTGCTCCCTCTATTCCCCATATCAG TCCTAGGAAAAGCCCTTCTGTGGCTGTAAAGCCAGAAGCATGTTCTCCACAGTTTGGAAAACCATCTTTCCCTACAAAGGAGTCTTTTAGTGCTAACatgtcccttccccaccccttccagaCAGAGCCAGGATACAAGTCCCTGGTGGGCAGAGAGG TTGTGGAGAATAAGAGCCACTGTCTGGGAGGTGACTCCATAAAGCAAGAAGAATCCCAGAAAAGTCTTATTGACAGCTGGATGCAGAGATCAAACACTCAAG GTTCCATTTTGATAAACCTTCTCCTGAAGCAGcctttgatcccagggtcatccCTAGGTCTGTGCCACCTCCTGAGCAGTTGTTCTGAGGCTCCTACGAGTACCCTGCTGCAGCCCCCAGGGTTTGGCAG CACCTTGACTGGGATTTCAAGCCTGAGAACCACAGGTTCTCGCGATGGGTCATTTCAACCCCTCTTGGCTCTGAGGGAAGCACAGAACCTGGCACTCACTGGACTGAATCTCATTGCCCGGGATGAAGGCTCCTGTGATGGAGACCCAGCAGAGGGCGGCAGAAGGGCCTTCCCACTCTGCCAGCTTCCTGGAGCTGTGCATCTCCTCCCCCTGGTACAGTTCTTTATCGGCTTACACTGCCAGGCTCTGCAAGATTTGGCAGGAGCCAAGAGAAGTGGAGCGCCTGGGGACTCACCGACACGTTCCTCCTGTGTGAGCTCTGGGGGAGAGGCCAGCCTCGAGGACTCCCTTTGTAACCTGGAAGGCTTCTCTGTGGCATCCCTCAGTGTTCTTCAGCACCTGGTGTGCCACAGCGGAGCGGTCGTCCACCAATTACTGTCCGATGCAGGGGTGGATTCTGCTGCTATGGAAGGAAACCAGAGCCTGGTTCATAGACAAGATCATGGGGATATGTCCTCAGCCCCAAAGGGGCTTGCCAGTGACCAAAGCCAGCATCCACTACTGAAGATGCTTCTTTACCTGttgactttctcttcttcagCAACAGGTCACCTTCAACCCAGTGTCCTGAGCCAGTGTCTTACAATTTTGGTGAAATTAGCTGAAAATGCTTCCTTTGATTTCCTGCCCAG GTTCCAGTGTGTGTTCCGTGTGCTGCCACAGTGCCTCAGCCCCGAGAGCCCCCTGCCCAGTGTGCTGCTGACTGTAgagctcctctccctcctggcGGACCATGAGAAACTGGCGCCCCAGCTCTGTTCCCGCTCAG AAGGCTGTCTCCTCCTGCTGCTGTACATGTACATCACATCAAGGCCTGACAAAGTGGCCTCGGACACACAGTGGCTTCAGCTAGAACAAGAG GCTGTGTGGCTCCTGGCTAAGCTTGGTGTGCAgggcccctcctccccagtcACTGGCTCTAACTGCCAGTGCAACGTGGAG GCAGTCCGAGCACTCACGGTGGTGCTGCATAGACAGTGGCTGACAGTGCGGAGGGCCGGGGGACCACCGAGGACGGACCAGCAGAAGCGGACGGTGCGGTGCCTGCGGGACACGGTGCTGCTGCTGCACGGCCTGTCCCAGAAGGACAAGCTCTTCACTGTGCACTGTGTGGAGGTCCTGCATCAGTATGACCAGGTGATGCCAGGGGTCAGCATGCTGATTCGAGGGCTTCCTGACGTGGCAGACTGTGAAG CTGAGGGAGCAAGGCCTGGGCGTGGAAGGGACTG a